In the Staphylococcus sp. IVB6240 genome, one interval contains:
- a CDS encoding biotin--[acetyl-CoA-carboxylase] ligase, whose translation MSKYRDQILELLTNAQPEYVSGQMIAEQLNISRMTVKKVIDQLKSEDVSIDSVHKKGHRLNAYPMTWYKGILQGLLQEQTLIQTIETFESVASTQDIAKHMLIDHSESMLILSDEQTAGKGRFKRPWQSSKGKGIWMTLVLRPNIPFSMLTTFNLFISLAICHTIQQYVDEKVSIKWPNDIYIGDNKVCGFLTEMIANADGIEAVICGIGINVNQQQHDFDTSVPLKATSIRQHRHTDVELYIFIRDLILNIEQRYEQFLTEPFSHIKEEYIAVSNIWNRRLRFTEGDKQFYGKVIKIDDDGFLYVLDEKGDLHRLMSADIEIP comes from the coding sequence ATGTCGAAATATCGTGATCAAATTCTTGAATTGCTAACGAATGCGCAACCGGAATATGTATCTGGACAAATGATTGCCGAACAACTAAATATTTCACGTATGACTGTTAAAAAAGTGATTGATCAACTTAAATCAGAAGATGTCTCTATTGATTCTGTTCATAAAAAAGGACACCGATTAAATGCTTATCCAATGACATGGTATAAAGGTATTTTACAAGGATTGCTACAGGAACAAACTTTAATTCAAACCATTGAGACGTTTGAATCAGTGGCGTCAACACAAGATATTGCCAAACATATGTTAATTGATCATTCTGAAAGCATGTTGATTTTAAGCGATGAACAAACGGCAGGAAAAGGACGTTTCAAACGCCCTTGGCAATCTTCAAAAGGGAAAGGGATTTGGATGACACTTGTGTTACGTCCCAATATCCCATTTTCAATGCTTACAACATTTAACTTATTTATATCATTAGCTATTTGCCACACCATTCAACAATATGTTGATGAAAAAGTTTCAATTAAATGGCCAAATGATATTTATATCGGCGACAATAAAGTGTGCGGATTTTTAACAGAAATGATTGCGAATGCAGATGGTATCGAAGCAGTCATTTGTGGTATTGGAATCAATGTAAACCAACAACAACATGACTTTGACACATCTGTACCACTCAAAGCAACAAGTATCCGTCAACACCGTCATACAGATGTTGAGCTTTATATATTTATCCGTGATCTTATCTTAAATATTGAGCAACGCTATGAACAATTTTTAACAGAGCCTTTCAGTCATATAAAAGAAGAATATATCGCTGTTTCAAATATTTGGAATCGTCGACTACGCTTCACTGAAGGAGATAAACAATTTTATGGAAAAGTCATAAAAATTGATGATGACGGCTTTTTATATGTATTAGATGAAAAAGGAGATCTTCACCGCCTTATGAGCGCGGATATTGAAATCCCATAA
- a CDS encoding zinc metallopeptidase: MSLVSMIVYFAIIMILPMYAQHSVKSNYEKYSKVRSTSGKTGREVALEILHANGIHDVDVKEGNGFLTDHYDPKNKVVVLSPANYSRPSVAGTAIAAHEVGHAIQHYEGYFFLRFRSALVPVANLGSSLSYIFIMMGVVLTAMNSAFGTSALWIGIFLMAFAVLFSIVTLPVEFDASKRAMNQIKKMQIVNEKEYKHAGRVLRAAAMTYVAATAVAVAELLRFILLARSQE, translated from the coding sequence ATGTCTTTAGTTTCAATGATAGTATATTTTGCCATCATTATGATTCTTCCAATGTATGCACAACACAGTGTAAAATCTAACTATGAAAAATACTCAAAAGTAAGATCAACTAGTGGTAAGACAGGAAGAGAAGTTGCATTAGAAATATTACATGCAAATGGTATACATGATGTAGATGTTAAAGAAGGTAATGGCTTTTTAACAGACCATTACGATCCAAAGAATAAAGTTGTCGTTTTATCACCGGCAAACTATAGTCGTCCAAGTGTAGCGGGTACAGCCATTGCGGCTCATGAAGTTGGACATGCCATTCAACATTATGAAGGGTATTTCTTCTTACGTTTCCGTTCAGCACTTGTTCCAGTTGCAAACTTAGGTAGCTCATTATCATATATCTTTATTATGATGGGCGTTGTTTTGACTGCAATGAATAGTGCTTTTGGAACTTCAGCATTATGGATTGGTATTTTCTTAATGGCGTTTGCAGTGTTATTCTCAATTGTTACTTTACCAGTTGAGTTTGATGCAAGTAAACGTGCCATGAACCAAATCAAAAAAATGCAAATTGTAAATGAAAAAGAATACAAACATGCAGGACGTGTGTTACGTGCAGCAGCTATGACATATGTTGCAGCAACAGCTGTAGCGGTAGCTGAGCTATTACGCTTTATCTTACTTGCACGTTCACAAGAATAG
- a CDS encoding YpiB family protein, whose product MKNVTDIYNIETPFNTSLNIEKKQFITYLLSHYTFKSRISVWLLNYIKADKQLLDDVRFVDQSIEHHPTLILSTIHSKEVAIQYRDDEQNLINSDQIFYAVIHKGQPIDIKLQFENEQTRDDKLDHILLSQLLQQSNHSEYMGDLYHIGLSTQTEQYLLSMLSSHIDISLTMHDAESFYYFTRLRNTLKLRKHHH is encoded by the coding sequence ATGAAGAACGTGACCGATATTTATAATATAGAGACACCATTTAACACATCTTTAAACATAGAAAAAAAACAATTTATTACGTATTTACTCTCACACTATACGTTCAAGTCTCGCATTAGCGTATGGTTACTGAATTATATTAAAGCAGATAAACAATTATTGGATGATGTTCGTTTTGTTGATCAATCAATCGAACATCATCCGACTTTAATATTGTCAACAATCCATTCAAAAGAAGTTGCCATTCAATATCGAGATGATGAACAAAATCTCATTAATTCAGATCAAATCTTTTATGCTGTTATTCATAAAGGACAACCGATAGATATCAAGCTTCAGTTTGAAAATGAGCAAACAAGAGATGATAAATTAGATCATATTTTACTCAGTCAATTACTACAACAATCAAATCACTCAGAATATATGGGGGATTTGTATCATATTGGACTTTCAACACAAACAGAGCAGTATTTATTGTCAATGCTGTCGTCACATATTGATATAAGTCTTACGATGCATGATGCTGAGTCTTTTTATTATTTCACACGCTTACGCAACACCTTGAAGTTACGTAAACACCATCATTAA
- a CDS encoding tetratricopeptide repeat protein: MQDIYKLIDEINSQKLDDINSRVEQAIQSDNDEALFLLGETLYRFGLMPQGLDVFRALYMKYPDEADVLIYFIEGLISENHTDEALEYLNDVELTPERLMLEADLYQQINMTDVAIDKVQQAIDMQPSDPILHFAIAELFYYDGQYLRASREYDTVLEAGEHIVNGVNIFSRLADSSLQSGNYSDALQWFEEIHEQEMTSEDYFKKAIAFDKNDLTQEAIKIVRTLLQKDPDYMQAYFYLQQLYENEKAYEDAIEIGKEGLRLNQFYKELMYSTGALQVEHGDAEDGVALLKQALEIDPAYQEPLMLLADYYRNEEDNEGLISLIQYTEEDDMDPQFMWQIAYALGEEERDKEAQHFYALAHETLHNNIDFLGDYYHYVVEIGDTATRDKLLDRLIELEPNNTQWHEERDRYL, translated from the coding sequence ATGCAAGATATCTATAAGTTAATCGATGAGATCAATAGTCAAAAGTTAGACGACATCAATAGCCGTGTGGAACAAGCCATTCAATCTGATAATGATGAGGCTTTATTCTTACTCGGCGAGACATTATATCGTTTTGGATTGATGCCACAAGGATTGGACGTTTTTAGAGCATTATATATGAAATATCCAGATGAAGCAGATGTATTGATTTACTTCATTGAAGGACTCATTTCAGAAAATCATACTGACGAAGCATTAGAATACCTAAACGATGTAGAGTTAACACCTGAAAGATTGATGTTAGAAGCTGATTTATATCAACAGATTAACATGACAGATGTAGCTATTGATAAAGTACAACAAGCCATTGATATGCAACCATCTGATCCGATTTTACATTTCGCTATTGCAGAACTATTTTATTACGACGGACAATATTTACGTGCGTCACGTGAATATGATACCGTGCTTGAAGCAGGAGAACATATTGTAAATGGTGTGAACATTTTCTCACGTCTTGCTGATAGTAGCTTACAAAGTGGGAACTATTCAGATGCCCTACAATGGTTTGAGGAAATTCATGAACAAGAGATGACATCAGAAGACTACTTCAAAAAAGCCATTGCTTTCGATAAAAATGATTTAACACAAGAAGCAATAAAAATCGTGCGTACTTTATTACAAAAAGACCCTGATTATATGCAAGCATATTTTTATTTACAACAGCTTTATGAAAATGAAAAAGCCTATGAAGATGCCATTGAAATTGGTAAAGAAGGATTACGCTTAAATCAATTTTATAAAGAATTAATGTATTCAACGGGTGCATTACAAGTCGAACATGGCGATGCAGAAGATGGAGTAGCATTACTTAAACAAGCTTTAGAAATTGATCCCGCTTACCAAGAACCACTTATGTTACTTGCGGATTATTATCGCAATGAAGAAGATAATGAAGGACTTATCTCATTAATTCAATATACTGAAGAAGATGATATGGACCCACAATTCATGTGGCAAATTGCCTATGCGTTAGGGGAAGAAGAACGCGATAAAGAGGCGCAACATTTCTATGCACTCGCACACGAAACACTGCATAATAATATTGACTTCCTTGGTGATTACTATCATTATGTCGTTGAGATTGGAGATACAGCAACACGTGATAAACTGTTGGATCGATTGATTGAATTAGAACCTAATAATACACAATGGCATGAAGAACGTGACCGATATTTATAA
- a CDS encoding nucleotide pyrophosphohydrolase: MSKSMYDMQQEVDAYISQFKAGYFSPLANLARMTEEVGELAREINHYYGEKQKKESEAANTIEAELGDNLFVLLCIANSLNIDMTESFNQTMHKFNTRDKDRFERK, translated from the coding sequence ATGTCAAAATCTATGTATGATATGCAACAAGAAGTAGATGCTTATATTTCACAATTTAAAGCGGGGTATTTTTCACCACTCGCTAACTTAGCACGCATGACTGAGGAAGTCGGCGAACTTGCACGTGAAATCAATCATTATTACGGAGAAAAACAAAAAAAAGAAAGTGAAGCAGCGAATACAATTGAAGCAGAATTAGGCGATAATCTATTTGTATTACTTTGTATTGCCAATTCATTAAATATTGATATGACAGAAAGTTTTAATCAGACGATGCACAAGTTTAATACACGTGATAAAGATCGTTTTGAAAGAAAATAA
- the bshA gene encoding N-acetyl-alpha-D-glucosaminyl L-malate synthase BshA, translating to MKIGITCYPSIGGSGVIATELGILMAERGHEVHFITSNMPFRLNKPIPNITFHQVDVNQYAVFQYPPYDISLSTKIANVINEYDLDVLHMHYAIPHAICGILARQMSGKDIKIMTTLHGTDITVLGYDHALRNAIKFGIEQSDVVTSVSQSLKDETYEIIQPNKDIVPIYNFVRESEFPTEYQPELKASYGIPDDEKVIIHVSNFRKVKRIDTILDTFNLIRQETKAKLLLIGDGPELLDMREKARDLNILDDVLFLGKQDCVSNFYQISDLVLLMSEKESFGLTLLEAMTTGVVPIGTYAGGIKEVIKHGETGYLVEVGDSEKAAEYALKLLSDPKLYKTLQQNMIKDVTERFHSSIIADQYEAQYREMIGDINHA from the coding sequence ATGAAAATAGGGATTACTTGCTATCCATCTATCGGGGGGTCAGGTGTTATTGCAACTGAGTTAGGCATCTTGATGGCTGAACGTGGTCATGAAGTTCACTTCATCACGTCAAATATGCCATTTAGACTCAATAAACCGATTCCGAACATCACGTTTCACCAAGTTGATGTGAACCAATATGCAGTTTTTCAATATCCACCATATGACATCTCTTTAAGTACGAAAATTGCAAATGTCATCAATGAATATGATCTTGATGTCCTGCATATGCATTATGCAATACCACATGCGATATGCGGTATTCTTGCGCGACAAATGTCGGGTAAAGATATTAAGATCATGACGACATTACATGGGACTGATATTACTGTATTAGGATATGATCATGCTTTGCGAAATGCCATCAAATTCGGTATTGAACAAAGTGATGTTGTCACAAGCGTTAGCCAATCATTGAAAGATGAAACGTATGAAATCATTCAGCCTAATAAAGATATTGTGCCGATTTATAATTTTGTACGTGAATCAGAATTCCCAACAGAATATCAACCTGAATTAAAGGCTAGCTATGGCATTCCTGATGATGAGAAGGTCATTATTCATGTTTCAAATTTCCGTAAAGTCAAACGGATTGATACAATTCTTGATACGTTTAATCTCATACGACAAGAAACAAAAGCAAAACTATTACTTATTGGAGATGGTCCGGAACTGCTGGATATGCGTGAAAAGGCACGTGACTTAAACATACTTGATGATGTTTTATTCTTAGGAAAACAAGATTGTGTGAGCAATTTCTATCAAATATCAGACCTAGTACTCCTAATGAGTGAAAAAGAAAGTTTTGGTTTAACACTACTTGAAGCTATGACAACTGGGGTTGTTCCAATTGGTACTTATGCTGGTGGTATTAAAGAAGTCATTAAACATGGGGAAACGGGTTATTTAGTAGAAGTGGGTGACAGTGAAAAAGCAGCTGAATATGCCTTGAAGTTATTGTCAGATCCAAAGCTATACAAGACATTACAACAAAATATGATTAAAGATGTGACTGAACGCTTCCATTCTTCAATTATCGCTGATCAGTATGAAGCACAATATCGTGAAATGATTGGAGACATTAATCATGCATGA
- a CDS encoding DUF1405 domain-containing protein, whose amino-acid sequence MSLKELIRAFLFYKPFLYFILFCNVLGTIYGYIWYDSQLSQTPWYFWPFVPDSPTATLFLSISLLLFIMNKQSAIIDTLAFVTLFKYGIWAVIMNFMLFYEDNTIYITGVMLIMSHGVMAIQALIFLPRFCFTYGSLALTMIWVIHNDVIDYVFHQYPVYGSLASYENIIGYIAFWLSMIPLLYVILKIKQRTSK is encoded by the coding sequence ATGTCTCTTAAAGAACTTATACGTGCATTCCTGTTTTATAAGCCATTTTTATATTTTATACTTTTCTGTAATGTCTTAGGAACGATATATGGATACATTTGGTATGACTCACAACTATCACAAACACCTTGGTATTTTTGGCCATTTGTACCTGACAGTCCAACTGCGACACTTTTTTTATCAATCAGTTTACTATTATTCATCATGAATAAGCAATCAGCCATCATCGATACGCTGGCTTTTGTTACTTTATTTAAATATGGCATATGGGCTGTCATTATGAACTTCATGTTATTTTATGAAGACAATACGATCTATATTACAGGTGTCATGCTCATTATGTCTCACGGTGTGATGGCCATTCAAGCATTGATATTTTTACCGAGGTTTTGCTTTACGTATGGTAGCCTTGCTTTAACAATGATATGGGTGATTCATAATGATGTGATTGATTATGTCTTCCATCAATATCCGGTTTATGGCTCATTAGCAAGTTATGAAAATATTATTGGATATATTGCATTTTGGTTATCAATGATACCGCTTCTGTATGTCATTTTAAAAATCAAACAGCGTACAAGTAAATAG
- a CDS encoding CCA tRNA nucleotidyltransferase has translation MHEKEKFNAALPVMQQLVDHGYEAYFVGGSVRDFLMQRPINDIDMTTNAMPDEVEALFDHTIPIGKEHGTINVVWQDDHYEITTFRTEGDYIDHRRPSEVTFVRDLYQDVERRDFTINAIAMDQNFKIKDYFNGQHDIQEKIIRTVGNPIERFEEDALRILRGLRFQSQLGFSIAPETYEAMMKQVSDIEYLAIERIMVELEKLLSGLFVEKSFESLQSINVWQFLPYFKAYDMQKVRIHSPVTLPQFLAIIMYQMNNQSVSTRQLKRSKDEIRHAEQLLRAIQQAPRLSTQNELRQFIYDFGKACCLELLSLQSVLELNGIPTVSTLIFNTQTIEEIWRDLTIKNRQQLAVDGKILMTVFDKKAGPWLKETLRYAECAVVQNKVTNIEQEIIEWVKQNVEIS, from the coding sequence ATGCATGAGAAAGAAAAATTTAATGCTGCATTGCCAGTGATGCAGCAGCTTGTTGATCATGGATACGAGGCATATTTTGTAGGGGGATCAGTGCGCGATTTTTTAATGCAACGTCCGATTAATGATATCGATATGACAACGAACGCAATGCCTGATGAAGTAGAGGCACTGTTCGATCATACCATACCTATTGGGAAAGAACATGGTACCATCAATGTTGTATGGCAAGACGATCATTATGAAATTACGACTTTCCGTACTGAAGGAGACTACATTGACCATCGACGTCCAAGTGAAGTGACTTTTGTACGAGATCTATATCAAGATGTTGAACGCCGTGACTTTACAATTAATGCAATAGCCATGGATCAAAATTTTAAGATAAAAGATTATTTTAATGGTCAACATGATATTCAAGAGAAAATCATCCGTACAGTAGGAAATCCTATAGAACGCTTTGAAGAAGACGCATTACGTATTTTAAGAGGACTGCGTTTTCAATCACAACTTGGCTTTTCCATTGCACCAGAAACATATGAAGCAATGATGAAACAAGTGTCTGATATTGAATACCTTGCAATAGAACGTATCATGGTGGAGTTAGAAAAGTTATTATCTGGTCTTTTTGTTGAAAAATCTTTTGAATCACTACAGTCTATCAATGTATGGCAATTTCTTCCTTATTTTAAAGCTTATGATATGCAAAAAGTCCGTATACATTCACCCGTGACATTACCACAATTTTTAGCCATCATCATGTACCAAATGAACAATCAATCTGTGAGTACAAGACAATTAAAACGCAGTAAAGATGAAATCAGGCATGCCGAGCAATTACTCCGAGCAATCCAACAAGCACCAAGATTATCAACACAAAATGAACTACGCCAATTTATCTATGATTTTGGTAAAGCATGTTGTTTGGAGCTATTATCCTTGCAATCTGTTTTAGAATTAAATGGCATTCCAACAGTATCCACATTGATATTTAATACCCAAACCATTGAAGAAATATGGCGTGATTTAACCATTAAAAACCGCCAACAATTAGCTGTTGATGGTAAGATATTGATGACTGTGTTTGATAAAAAAGCAGGACCTTGGTTAAAAGAAACATTGCGATATGCTGAGTGTGCTGTCGTTCAAAATAAAGTAACCAATATAGAACAAGAAATCATTGAATGGGTGAAACAAAATGTCGAAATATCGTGA